The Pseudomonadota bacterium genome segment GGAGTTCCGTGCCCTAGGCGCTCCGGGGCCCCGCGCGCGTCCAGCGCTGCCGCTCGCAGCATGTTCTCGCGCGCCTGCGGTAACTCTATCGGCTGCCGCCCGCTGCCGCCTTCCGCTGCTGCGGTGCCGCCTGCGCTGCCTGCGCCTGCGCGATCGCCCTCAGCCCTTGCTGCACATGGTCGGTCAGCTGGTTCTCGAGGCTGGCTCCGAGGCCATGCAGGTGGGTCAGCGGCGCTAGCGCGGCCCAGCGCGTACCCAGGTCAGCCACGGAATGCACAACCGGCGCGACGTTGAGCGCCAGGTGGGCCCCGAGGAAGTCAGCAAGTCCGAGCTGCGGTTCGCGCCCCTCTCGGCCGGCCGCCACGCGCTCGGCCGCCCAGCGAAAGACCGGCGGGACCACGACCACGGCCGCTGCGACGATAGCGAAGCCGGAGGCGATACTGAGCACCGCCGAGCCGAGGCCCGCGAAGGCGGCGCCGATGTGCGTCGGAGAGAGCACGAAGGTGCCGGCAAAGACGCTCAAAGCGATGACGGCCGGAACCGCCATGATAGCCCACTCCTTGAATTCCCGACCGCGAATAGGAATAGCGGCCCGCGGGCTTCCAGAACTGCGGGCCTGGTGGTTTAGCGCCTGCTCCGACAGCGGGGTCCATTGCCGGGAGGAGAGCCGGGCTGCGGACGGCGCCGGGGCCTGGTTTGCGTCTGTCGCGTGCTGCCGGCTGGGTGCTTTTCGTGTCGCGCTTCCGCCACCGAAGGGACTGCGGGCAGAAGCCTGCCCGGCGGCAAGGCTAGCGCTGAGGAGACACGCGAGGGCGACGGCGCCAACCCCGACGCGGGCCCGCCGATGACCGAATGACTGCTTGCGCATGGGCTCGCTCCTCATCATGAGCTGGATCCGGAAGCTGTGGCCGCTGTCGGGGCGGGGCCAGCCGGCGGTGGCCCCGTCGAGCTTGGCGCCGAGGCTCTCGGGCTCGGCTGCGTCAGCGTAGCAGCAAGGCTCTTCAGGCCCCCGCTGGCGAGCGCGCTTCCCTTCGCAGCCAAGGCCTTGAGGTGCGGCAGCGTGACCTGCTTGTGCGTGGCGAGCGCGCTGCGATAGGCGTCCCACCAATCGCTCGCGCCGCCGCCCTCCGCACCAGCGCCTGCTCGGGAGGCCCTCCAGGCGTCCAGCGCGGGCGGCAGGTAGACTGCCCCGGCCACGGCGACGGCCACGCCGGCCGCCAGCTTGACCAGGGGCCAGACGGGCAGGATCTGAAAGGCCACGAGACCAACGGCCGCACCGGCGACCCACTTGAGCATCAGCGTGTGCTCGATCTGGGCGGTCGGGCGGTTGGGCTGCCTGCGGCGCTCATAGCGCGTGAGGCGCCGAAGGTGTCGCTCCGCCATTGAGGTTGAAGGCGAGGCCTTCGCCCAGGCCTTAGTCGTGGCCAAGCGGGCGGCGACACGCGGACCCCATGCGGCTCCGGGCGCAGAAGGCTTCGATCGTGAGGCCGCTGGAGCCCGCTTGAGCTGTGCACCGGCCGGCGGTGCCGGTTTCCGTCCGGCCGCCAGCGCAGGTCCGGAGGCCAGCACGATTGCGGCCGCCAGCAGATGGGTTGCGAGTCGTCTCTTCATCGCTCTCCGCCTCGCTTTCGCCCGCTCCGAGCCTCGCAGGCAGGTGCACTATGCCACGGAGGAGGCCAGGCAACCAGCGCCTCGCACAACCCGCCCGCTTGCCAGGGAAGCAAGGGGTGTACCGCGCCGCCGCGCACCGGGCGAGGCGACGAAGTGGCCTGATCCCCTCCGCTTCCCTCGGCTGCCCCGACGCGGCGCGCGTCCGGCCGGCTAGTCGGCTGGCCGATCGTTTGGGCCGCCGCCGAGCGAGGGTCCGAATATCGGAGCAGCGGGTCGCTCCGCAGCGTCTTGCCGGCGCTGCAGCCTGAGCTCAGGATCTCGCTTCGGCGATCCATCCCTCAGCTCCGGTAGCGCAGCAGGTAGGCGACCTCGCGCGCGGGGCCACCGCGCTTGGAGACCTCGAGGATCAGCGCGCCGTTATCGCTGCCGCTGCAGGGCGCGAAGGTCGGCATGTCGATCATCACGCTCTTCGACTGGCCGTTGGCCACCGTGACGGCCGGCGCGCGGTACTCTTGCTTGTCGTCGGCGCAGACGAAGCGCGCTTCCAGCTCGACCTCGACGCCCGGCGGCGCGTTCATCACCTGCAAGGAGATCAGCGGATCGAGGAAGCAGACGCCGTCCTCGACGGGGATGCGGTAGCGGTCGGGCCCGCCGTCGGCGCGCTCGGTCGGTGGCTCGGCGTGGCGGCGCGTGTCGGAGAGGATGCGGCCGCTGACGCTGCCGCCGCTGCTGTCGCAGTCGCCGATCGGCGCGAGCTGGCGCTCGGCGAGGTCGTCCTGAGCCTCGCAGCCATTGCTCGGCTCACCGTCGACATCATAGGCCGTGCCGCGACAGACGAGGCCGCAGCGATTGCCCTCGCAGATGCGCATGGTCGTGGCGTCGTCGGGGCCCGGACAGCGGTAGGCGCATTGGCCGCAGCTATCGACGGTGTCCGTGCGGCAGATGTTGAGCTCCTGCGGCGCGGGCGCGGGCGCGGGCGTCGCGGCGACGCTGGCGTCTTGGCCGAAGCCGACATTCGGATCGACGGCGTTTTCCGAGCCCGGCTCACAGGCCATCAGGCCTAGCAGCGCTGCCAGCAGCGCCAGAGCCAAGGCTCGGGCCTGGTCGCCTCCAAGCGCCCGCAGCGCAGTGACCAGCCCTTGAACGACCAGTCGTGGAGCGACGAGTCCTTGAGCTGCCGGCAGTTGAGCTACGAAGCGTCGCATGGTCCTCATCGGGCCGGAGGGCGTCGCCAGGCGCTGCGGCGCCGGATCGTGCTCTGCGGCCGTGCCCCGGTAATGCAAGCCCTGGGCCGGCCGGTAGACCGGCATAAAGCCATTTAATCTCAGCGACAGCGACGGTGACCTCGGTGGCCCGCCTGCTGGCCACGGGCTGGCGGATCCAGTCGCGCCGCGCCCAGCGGCCGCGGCGGCCGGCTTGTTCGCGCGCCTGCCCTGCCATAGAGTGCGCGCCGTGCCGTCTTTTGCCGTCAGGCGCTGGGTCGCTCCATGGCTGCTGGTCGCCCTCGGCCTGGGCCCCGCCAGCGCCGCGCCCGGCGGCCAGCCGCTGACGCTCGAGCGAGCCGTCGCGCTGGCCCTCGCGCGGGCGCCCGAGCTGAGGGCCGCGGCGCTGGCCCGCGCGGAGGCCGAGGCGCGCCTGGCGCAGACGCGGGCGACGGCGTGGCCGCGCGCCGTGGCCGAGGCGAGCTACTCGCCGCATTGGCCGATCAACGAGATCCGCCTGCCGGCGACGGCCGCCGGTCCGACCTTGACCCCTCGCGCGGTCGACGATGTCCATCGCTATCAGCTCAACCTGACGATCAGCGAGCGGCTCCTCGATCTCAGCCGCGGTGGCCGTGAGGCGGCGGCGGCCGAGGGCGTGAGCCAGAGCGCGGCGGCAGGCGAGCTGGCGGCGGCCCGGCTCGCCTTCGCCGTGCGTGTGGCCTTTCTTGGCGCGCTCTTCGCGCGCGACGTCTGCCGCATCGCCGACGAATCGTTGGCGCAGGCACGGCGCGAGGCCGAGCGCGCCGCGCTGCGGCTGAGCGCGGGCGCGGGCACGCAGGTGGGGCTGGCGCAGGCGCGCGTACGCGTGGCCGAGCTGCTGGCCGAGCGACGCCGCGCCGAGGTGCAGCAGGTGCAGCAGCAGCGCACCCTGGCCAACTTGCTGGGCCTGGCCACCGCCCCACCGCTGGCGGGCGCGCTGGAGCAGTGGTCGGGGGTGCGCGTGGCGGTGCGGGGCGCGGCGCCGCCCCGCGAGGCCCCGCCACCGGTGCGGCAGCTTCGCGCGGCCCAGCGCGCCGCGGCCCACCTGGCGCGGAGCCAGGCGCGCACCTTCTTGCCCACGCTCAGCCTCGCCGCGAGCGCCGGCCTACGCTACCCACGGGCCTTGGCGCTCGAGTTCGGGCCCGTGCTCGAGGGCGCGCTGGTCCTGAGCTGGGAGGCCTTCGACAGCGGCTTGCGGCGGGCGCGCGTGCGCGAGGGTGAGCAGCAGGCGGCGCGCCTCGGCGCTCAGGCGGAGGCCACCGCCGAGGCGCTGGCGCGCGAGCTGATCGACGTCGAGGCGCGCGCGGCGAGCGCCGCGGCGGACCTCAGCTCGGCGCGCGAGATCCTGCGACAGAACGAGGTCTACCTCCGCGTGGCGCGCGCCGCGGTCGAGGTCGGCAGCGGCACCGACCTCGATGTCCACCAGGCGCAGCTCGCGCTCGATCGCAGCCGAATCGCGATCCAGCGCGCGCGCTTCGAGGCGGCCCTGGCCGAGGCGCAGCGCCTCTTGGTCTGGGGCCGGGTGCGGCTCCCCGCCGCCGCTGAGACTCCTGAGGCTCGCCTCGAGCCATGAAACGCAGCCAGCCATGAAACGCGTCAAATCATGAAACGCATGCTCGTAATCTTCGCCCTGCTGGTGATCGGGCTCAGCCTCGGCTTCGCGATCAAGCTGCGCGCGCAGCGCCGCGCGGCGCTGGCGCCGGTGGGCAGCAGCGCCGTGATCGAGGGCACGGAGGCCGATGTGGTGGCGCGCCTCGCCGCGCGGATCGCCGACATCGCCGTCGTCGAGGGCGAGAGTGTTCGTGCCGGGCAGCGCCTGGTCCGGCTCGATTGCCGGGAGCAGCAGGCCAGCCTGCAGGCGGCGCAGGCGCAGCTCGCGGCCGCCGATGGCCAGGCCGCGGCAGCGCAGGCCGAGGTCGTGGGGGCGCTGGCGACCTCGCAGGCCGCTCGGGCCAGCGCCAGCGCCAGCGGCGCGCAGTCGCGGGCGCTCAGCGCCAGCCGCGCCGAGAGCACGCGCCAGGCCGCGCGCATCGGTCAGCTCCAGGGGGAGGGTGGCGCTACGGTGATGGAGCTCGACCGGATCAGCACGCGTGTCACCGAATTGGACGAGCAGCTCGGCGCCCTGCAGGCGCAACAGCAGGCGGCGCGCGGTCAGGCGGCGGCGGCGGCGGCGCGCGCACAGGCCGTGCGCAAGCGGGCCGAGGCGGCGCTGGCCGCGGTGGGCGCGGCGCGGGCGAATGTCCAGCGCGCCCAGACCTTGGTCGAGGAATGCGAGCTGCGCGCGCCGATCGACGGGCTGGTGCAGACGCGCGCCTTCGAGCCCGGAGAGCTGGCGCTGCCCGGCAGTCGGATCTTGACGATCGTGCGCCTCGATCCCGTCGAGGCGGTGTTCTTCGTGCCCAACCGCGAGCTCGCGGCCGCGGTCGCCGGCAAGCGCGTGACCGTGCGCGCCGATGCGTATCCAGGGCAGGCCTTCGCCGGCAGGATTCGTCGCGTCGCCGCGCAGGCCGAGTTCACGCCGCGCAACGTGCAGACGCGCGAGGATCGCGATCGGCTGGTCTACGCGGTGACCGCCGAGCTGCCCAACCCCGGTCAGCGCCTGCGGCCTGGGATGCCCGTCGAGGTGACGATCGATGGCACGCAGGGCGGTGGTGGCGGGCGCGGGCCTTGAGCGAAACCGCGACCGGGGCCCCCGTCCTGCAGGCGGAGGGGCTCGTGCGGCGCTTCGGCGCGGTGACGGCGCTCGACTGTCTCTCGTTGACGGTCGAGGCCGGCGAGCTCTTCGGCCTGGTGGGGCCCGACGGCGCGGGCAAGACCACGGCGATGCGGATCTTCGCCGGCATGATCGGCAGCGACGAGGGCCGCGTGCGCGTGCTCGATCAGGCGCCGACCAGCCGCGACCAGGCGCTGCGGCGCGCCATCGGCTACATGCCGCAGCAATACAGTCTCTACGGCGATCTGAGCGTCGACGAGAACCTGCGCTTCTTCGCGCGGATGTTCTGTCTCTCTCGCGCGGACTTCCGCGCGCGTCGCGAGCGTTTGCTCGCGCTGACGCGCCTCGAGCGCTTCGCCACGCGCCGCGCGGAGCAGCTCTCGGGGGGGATGTACAAGAAGCTGGCCCTCGCCTGCGCGCTGCTGCCGGAGCCGCGGCTGCTCCTGCTCGACGAGCCGACGAACGGCGTCGACCCGGTCAGTCGTCGCGAGCTCTGGGCGCTGCTCTTCGAGCTGACGGCGCAGGGCATCGCGGTCTTGGTCACCACGCCCTATATGGACGAGGCGGCGCGCTGCCACCGCGTCGCGCTGATCGACCAGGGGCGCACCTTGCTGCTCGGGCGCCCCGAGGCGTTGCTGGCAGCCTTCGCCGAGCCGGTCTACGAGCTGGACGCCGCGGACGATGTGGCAGGGCTAGAGGGCTGGGTCGCGGCGCTGCCGCAGGTCTGTGCCGTCTCCGTGGCCGGTGGCCGACTGCGCGTGGTCTTGAGCACGGCCGACGACGCGGCGGTGCTCAAGGCCTTCCGCGCCCGCGGGTTGAGCGCGCGTCGCGTCGCGCCGGACTTCGAGGATCTCTTCCTGGCGCAGACCGCCAGCTCCGGCTCCAAGCCGCCCTCCGATCGGCTATAGTGCGCGCCACGTCGAGACGACCCCGCCGAGGGGCTCGGGGCGTTTAGCAATCACGTCCTAGGCCGCGCTGCGCGTGCCTGGAGGGAGGTCGAAGATGGCCGTCGATCGCATCGTGTTAGCCGTGGCTGGTAGCTTCATTCTGGCGAGCGTGGCCTTGTCGCAGCTCCATAGCCTGCATTGGCTCTGGTTCACGGGCTTCGTCGGCGCCAATATGCTCCAGGCGTCGTTCACCGGCTTCTGCCCGATGGCCAAGATCCTCAAGGCGCTGGGCGCGCGCCCAGGCGCGGCCTTCGAGTAGGCGCGGGCGAGGACCCTGCCATGAAGGCCTACCCCAAGCTCGAGGCGCACTTCGGTCGCATCGGTCGCCTGGCGGCGGTCGAGGGGCTGCTGCACTGGGACACCGAGACCATGCTGCCGCCCGGCGCGGCAGCCGATCGCGGCGAGCAGCTCGCCGCGCTGCGCACCGTGTTGCATGAGCTCGAGACGGCGCCGCAGCTCCCCGAGCTGCTCGATCGCGCGGCCGACGAGGCCCTCGATGATTGGCAGCGCGCCAACCTCCACGAGATGCGTCGGCGCGTGCGGCACCAACAGGGCGTGCCGGCGCCGCTGGTCGCCGCGCTGGCCCGTGCGGGCACCGAATGCGTCGTCGCCTGGCGTGAGGCACGCGCGCGCGACGACTTCGCCGCGCTGCTGCCGCGCTTCGAGCGCGTGGTGGCGCTGGTGCGTGAGCGCGCCACGGCCAAGGGCGAGCTGCTGCGGATGGCCCCCTACGACGCGCTGCTCGACGAGTACGAGCCCGGGCTGCACGCTGTCCTGGTCGACGAGGTCTTCGACGCGCTGGCCAGCTTCCTGCCACAGCTGATCGCGTCAGTGATCGAGCGCCAGGCAGCGCAGCCGGCGCCCATGCCCTGGCCGGTCAGCTTTCCGATCGAGCGCCAGCGCGTGTTGGCGGAGCGCGTGATGACGGCGCTCGGCTTCGACAGCCAGCGCGGACGGCTCGATCGCAGCGCGCATCCCTTCTGCGGCGGCAGCGGCGGCGACGACGTGCGGATCACCGCCCGCTGGCGTGAGGATAGCTTCGTCGAGGGACTGCAGGCGGTCGCCCACGAGACGGGTCATGCGCTCTACGAGCAGGGGTTGCCGGCGGCCTGGCGCTTTCAGCCGGTGGGGCAGGCCCGCGGCATGATGCTGCACGAGAGCCAGTCGCTGCTGGTCGAAATGCAGGCCTGTCGTAGTCGGCCCTTCTTGAGCTGGCTGGCCCCGCAGCTCGGCGCGCTCTTTGGCGCTGGGCCCGCGGGCGTCGGTGGCGCCAGCCCCTGGTCTGTCGACAACCTCGAGCGCGTCTATCGGCGCGTCGCGCGCAGCCTGATTCGGGTCGATGCCGACGAGGTCACCTATCCGGCGCATGTGATCCTGCGCTACCGCCTCGAGCGCGCGCTGCTCAGCGGCGCCCTGCCGCCGCGCGCGCTGCCGGCCGCCTGGCGCGACGGGATGCAGGAGCTGGTCGGCGTCGCGCCACCCGACGATCGGCAGGGCTGCCTGCAGGACATCCACTGGATGGATGGCACCTTCGGCTACTTCCCGACCTACACGCTGGGCGCGATCGCCGCCGCGCAGCTGCACGAGGCGGCGATGCTCGCCGAGCCTGGGCTGCCTGCGGCCATCGCCGTGGGCGACTTCCAGCCGCTGCTCGATTGGCTGCGAGCCAACGTCCATGCGCACGCCTCGCGTCTCAGTGGTGAGGCGCTCTTGCAGGCGGCGACGGGCCGCGGCCTCGAGGTCGGCTGCTTCCGCACCCATCTCGAGCGCCGCTATCTCGGCTAGCACTGCGGGCCGCCAGCGCTCGTGGCTTCGCCGAGGTGCGCGCGCAGGTAGGCCGCGGTCGGCGCGTCGGGGTGATCGAGCAGGCCGTCGCGCGGACCCTGATAGAGCACGGTGCCGCCGGCTGCGCCGCCGCCCGGGCCCAGGTCGATGATCCAATCGGCGCTGGCGATCACGTCGAGGTTGTGCTCGATCACCACCACGCTGTCACCGCGCGCCACCAGCCGCTGCAACACCAGCAGCAGCTTGCGCAGGTCCTCGAGGTGGAGCCCCGTCGACGGCTCATCCAGCAGGTAGATCGCCTGGCGGCTGCCCTCCTTTTGCAGCTCCTCGACCAGCTTGATCCGCTGGGCCTCGCCACCGCTCAAGCTATGACTCGGCTGCCCGAGCGGCAGATAGTCGAGGCCCACGTCACAGAGCAGCGCCAGGCCGCGGCGCAGCCTGGGCAAGGCGCTGAACACCTCCACGGCCTGGGCGGCGGTCAGCGCGAGCACCTCGGCGATCGAGAGGCCCCGGTAGCGCACCTGCAGCGTCTCGCTGCTGTAGCGTCGGCCGCCGCAGTCCTCACAGCCAACGCTGACGTCAGGCAGAAAGCTCATCTCGTGGCGGACCTGACCCTGACCACGACAGCGCTCGCAGCGCCCGCCACGCACGTTGAAGCTGAAGTGGCCGGGTCGGTAGCCGCGCGCGCGCGCCTCGGGCAGGCCGGCGAAGAGGCGCCTGATCTCGTCGTGCAGCCCGACGTAGGTCGCGGGTGTGCTCGCTGGCGTGCGCCCGATCGGGCTCTGATCGATCTCGCGCACCATATGCACCAGCGCGGCGCCCTCGAGCGCGCCGCTCAAGGGCGGCCCTCCGGCGTGAACGCGACGCAGCCCCGTCGCGAGCACATCGCGCACCAGGCTGCTCTTGCCGCTGCCGCTGACGCCCGTGACCACCGTCAATCGGCCGAGCGGCACGGTGACATCGACGCCCTGCAGGTTGTGATGGCGCACCCCGCTCAGCTCGAGGCGCGGCGTTTGCGGCGTCACCGCGCGCCCCTCGTAGACCGCACGCGCGCGCCCGCCCAGCCGTAGGCTGCGCGCCGTCAGCGAGTCGGACTTGGCGAGCACCGCCGCGCCAGGGCCCGCGGCCATCAGTCGCCCCCCTGCGCGCCCGCCGCCGGGTCCCAGCTCGATCAGGTGATCCGCTCGGCGAATCGTCTCTTCGTCATGCTCCACGACCACGACGCTGTTGCCCCGCACGACGAGCTGCCGCAGCGTCTTGAGCAGGCGCGCCGTATCGATCGGATGCAGCCCGATCGTCGGCTCATCGAGCACGTAGAGCACCCCGCGCAGCTCGGCGCTGAGCTGCGCGGCGAGGCGCACGCGCTGGGCCTCCCCGCCGCTCAGCGTCGGCGCACCGCGGTCGAGCGTTAGGTAATCGAGCCCGACCTCGAGCAAGAAGGCGCAGCGTGCGTCGAGCTCGCGCAGCGCGGCCGTCGCGATCGTGCGCTCGCGCGGGCTGAGCGCCAGGCCGGCAAGGAACGCCCGCAGCTCGCCCGCCGTCGACGCCGTGGCCTCGGCAATCGAGCGCTCGCCCAGTCGCACGGCCAGCGCCGCCGGTTGCAGGCGCGTCCCGGCACAAGCGCGGCACCTTGCCTCCGCGCGCCCGCCGGCTGCACGATCCGCAGGCCGGCTCCTGCCTCGCGCCGCCTTGGTGCCCCGCGCCGGCTGCTCTGGTGCGCTCCCCGTGCCGTGGCAGTGCGGGCAGGCCCCGACGCCGCCGGAGAAGCTGAAGAGGCGCGGATCGGGTGCCTCGTAGCCCAGCCCACACTGGCCGCAGCTCCGCTCCAGGCTGTAGGTGCGTGGCGAGGGCTCGCGCGTGACCTCGCTCTCCTCGGCGGTCCTCGGCAGCACGGCCACCGTGCCGCCGCTCAGCGCGAGCGCCTGCCCGATCGCCTCGCGCAGCGCGCTCGAGGCGCGCGCGCCGACCTCGAACTCCCCGAGCACGTAGTCGAGGTCATGCGCACGAAAGCGCGCCAGGCGTGGCCGGGGCTCGAGGGCGACCACGACCCCGTCAACGCGAATTCGCTCCTGTCCGAGCGCGACGGCCCGCTGCAGCACCTCCTCGTGGAGGCCCTTGCGGCCGCGGATCATCGGCGCCAGCAGCAGCACTGCGCTCCCGGCGTGCGCGGCGACGAGCTGGTCCTCGAGGTCGGCCGCCTGCAGCCCGCTGACGCGCGCGCCACAGCGGTGGCAATGCTGCACGCCGATGCGAGCCCAGAGCAGGCGCAGGTAGTGATAGATCTCCGTCACCGTGGCGACGGTGCTCTGAGGCCCGCCGCGCGCGGTGCGCTGGCTGATCGCCACCGTCGGCGGCACGCCGAGCAGCTCGTCGAGATTCGGCCGGCCGAGCTGGGCGACGTATTGCCGCGCGTAGGGGCTCAGGCAGTCGACGAAGCGGCGCTGCCCCTCGGCGAAAAGCACGTCGAAGGCCAGGCTGCTCTTGCCGCTGCCGCTGGGGCCGGTGATCACCACCAGCGCGTCGCGCGGCAGGCGCAGGTCGAGGTTGGCGAGGTTATGTACGCGCGCGCCGCGAAGCACGATGTCCTCGGGCGCGAGCGGCTGCTGCGGCGCCGGCTGCGACTCACCCGGCTGCGACTCACCCGGCTGCGACTCACCCGGCTGCGACTCACCCGGCTGCGATCGGTCGCGGGGTGGCGAGCGCAGGGCGGCGGGCGCCGCTAGCCTTGCCTCTGCGGCCAGGTAGCGCCCGGTGTGGCTGCCAGGCGTGGCGGCGAGGTCCGCGGGACTTCCTGCAGCGACGAGCCTGCCGCCTGCCGCGCCGCCCTCGGGGCCGAGGTCGATCACCCAATCAGCGGCGGCGATTACGTCCAGGTGGTGTTCGATCACCACCACCGTGTTGCCGAGCGCGACCAGCGCGTGGAGGTTGTCGATCAACCGCGCCACGTCACTGACGTGGAGGCCCGTCGTCGGCTCGTCGAGCAGGAAGAGCGTATTCTGGCTGCGGTGCAGCGCCAGGTGCGCGGCTAGCTTGAGCCGCTGGCTCTCGCCGCCGCTCAGCGTGTTGAGCGGCTGTCCGAGCCCCAGGTAACCGAGCCCGACCGTGCTGAGCGCGCTCAGCCGCGCGGCAACCGCTGGCGTCTCGGCGAAGCAGAGCACGGCCTCGTCGACCGTCAGCGCCAGCACCTCGTGGATCGAGCGGCCGTCGAGCGTGACGGCGAGCACCTCCTCCTGGAAGCGCCGCCCACCGCACTTCTCGCACTGCACGAAGCAATCGGCGAGAAACTGCATCTCAATGCGCTCGAAGCCGTTCCCCTCGCAGGCCGGGCAGCGCCCGCCCGCCACGTTGAAGCTGAAGCTCGCCGCGCTCAGCCCCCGCGCCCGGGCCGCGGGCAGCGCGGCGAAGCGCTGGCGGATCGCGTCGTAGGCCTTGACGTAGGTCGCTGGGTTCGAGCGAGGCGTCGTGCCCACGGGCCCTTGATCGATCAGCACCACGTCGTTCAGGGCCGCGCCGCCTTCGATCGCGGCGCAGCGTCCCGGCAGCTCGGTCGGTCGACCGCGCTGGCGCAGCAGTCCACGGTAGAGCACCGTCTCGACCAGCGTCGACTTCCCCGAGCCGCTAACCCCGCTGACGACGGTCAGCGCGTTGAGCGGAAGCCTGACGTCGAGACCGGCGAGGTTGTGCTCACGGGCGTCGCGCACCACCAG includes the following:
- a CDS encoding efflux RND transporter periplasmic adaptor subunit, producing MKRMLVIFALLVIGLSLGFAIKLRAQRRAALAPVGSSAVIEGTEADVVARLAARIADIAVVEGESVRAGQRLVRLDCREQQASLQAAQAQLAAADGQAAAAQAEVVGALATSQAARASASASGAQSRALSASRAESTRQAARIGQLQGEGGATVMELDRISTRVTELDEQLGALQAQQQAARGQAAAAAARAQAVRKRAEAALAAVGAARANVQRAQTLVEECELRAPIDGLVQTRAFEPGELALPGSRILTIVRLDPVEAVFFVPNRELAAAVAGKRVTVRADAYPGQAFAGRIRRVAAQAEFTPRNVQTREDRDRLVYAVTAELPNPGQRLRPGMPVEVTIDGTQGGGGGRGP
- a CDS encoding carboxypeptidase M32, producing MKAYPKLEAHFGRIGRLAAVEGLLHWDTETMLPPGAAADRGEQLAALRTVLHELETAPQLPELLDRAADEALDDWQRANLHEMRRRVRHQQGVPAPLVAALARAGTECVVAWREARARDDFAALLPRFERVVALVRERATAKGELLRMAPYDALLDEYEPGLHAVLVDEVFDALASFLPQLIASVIERQAAQPAPMPWPVSFPIERQRVLAERVMTALGFDSQRGRLDRSAHPFCGGSGGDDVRITARWREDSFVEGLQAVAHETGHALYEQGLPAAWRFQPVGQARGMMLHESQSLLVEMQACRSRPFLSWLAPQLGALFGAGPAGVGGASPWSVDNLERVYRRVARSLIRVDADEVTYPAHVILRYRLERALLSGALPPRALPAAWRDGMQELVGVAPPDDRQGCLQDIHWMDGTFGYFPTYTLGAIAAAQLHEAAMLAEPGLPAAIAVGDFQPLLDWLRANVHAHASRLSGEALLQAATGRGLEVGCFRTHLERRYLG
- the uvrA gene encoding excinuclease ABC subunit UvrA, with the protein product MHVIGARQHNLRNIDVAFPLGAITAVTGVSGSGKSSLAFDTLYAEGQRRYVESFSPFARQFMDRMDRPAVERIEGVLPAVAVDQKNAIKSSRSTVGTVTELADFFKLLWAHAAVLHCSGCGEPVRSDEAPQLAARLLAEHAGKRAALTFALPPCRTIKATAVALSWLRSEGFHRLWIGDAALEQDAASEPRLARQLKGEAIEVVTDRLRLDEAQRTRLAEGLRDALDRGRGRASVRLLDAAGGGAALRFSRGRHCAACDLSYPEPLPNHFSYNSPLGACPDCNGFGAIVGLDLELAIPDPRLSLAAGAIRPWSTASTTRERRELRRACARQAIPLDQPWEALPAQQRAYVIEGDRSQRWAGLRGWFRWLERRTYKMHVRVLLSRYRAYHPCPSCDRTRLRPYARLFRLGARTLPEVYALSLEQAARFCDQVALSPEQQALAAPVLREIRARLRYLCEVGVGYLTLDRQSRTLSGGEVQRVNLTTAIGSALVNTLYVLDEPSVGLHARDNARLLAILERLRANRNTIVIVEHDPAIIRSADHVIDLGPGPGAAGGQVVFAGPPGALAAARAVSATARHLYPAYSARDAPAAQRPPPRRQLDPAQLQASPALVVRDAREHNLAGLDVRLPLNALTVVSGVSGSGKSTLVETVLYRGLLRQRGRPTELPGRCAAIEGGAALNDVVLIDQGPVGTTPRSNPATYVKAYDAIRQRFAALPAARARGLSAASFSFNVAGGRCPACEGNGFERIEMQFLADCFVQCEKCGGRRFQEEVLAVTLDGRSIHEVLALTVDEAVLCFAETPAVAARLSALSTVGLGYLGLGQPLNTLSGGESQRLKLAAHLALHRSQNTLFLLDEPTTGLHVSDVARLIDNLHALVALGNTVVVIEHHLDVIAAADWVIDLGPEGGAAGGRLVAAGSPADLAATPGSHTGRYLAAEARLAAPAALRSPPRDRSQPGESQPGESQPGESQPGESQPAPQQPLAPEDIVLRGARVHNLANLDLRLPRDALVVITGPSGSGKSSLAFDVLFAEGQRRFVDCLSPYARQYVAQLGRPNLDELLGVPPTVAISQRTARGGPQSTVATVTEIYHYLRLLWARIGVQHCHRCGARVSGLQAADLEDQLVAAHAGSAVLLLAPMIRGRKGLHEEVLQRAVALGQERIRVDGVVVALEPRPRLARFRAHDLDYVLGEFEVGARASSALREAIGQALALSGGTVAVLPRTAEESEVTREPSPRTYSLERSCGQCGLGYEAPDPRLFSFSGGVGACPHCHGTGSAPEQPARGTKAARGRSRPADRAAGGRAEARCRACAGTRLQPAALAVRLGERSIAEATASTAGELRAFLAGLALSPRERTIATAALRELDARCAFLLEVGLDYLTLDRGAPTLSGGEAQRVRLAAQLSAELRGVLYVLDEPTIGLHPIDTARLLKTLRQLVVRGNSVVVVEHDEETIRRADHLIELGPGGGRAGGRLMAAGPGAAVLAKSDSLTARSLRLGGRARAVYEGRAVTPQTPRLELSGVRHHNLQGVDVTVPLGRLTVVTGVSGSGKSSLVRDVLATGLRRVHAGGPPLSGALEGAALVHMVREIDQSPIGRTPASTPATYVGLHDEIRRLFAGLPEARARGYRPGHFSFNVRGGRCERCRGQGQVRHEMSFLPDVSVGCEDCGGRRYSSETLQVRYRGLSIAEVLALTAAQAVEVFSALPRLRRGLALLCDVGLDYLPLGQPSHSLSGGEAQRIKLVEELQKEGSRQAIYLLDEPSTGLHLEDLRKLLLVLQRLVARGDSVVVIEHNLDVIASADWIIDLGPGGGAAGGTVLYQGPRDGLLDHPDAPTAAYLRAHLGEATSAGGPQC
- a CDS encoding ABC transporter ATP-binding protein; translated protein: MSETATGAPVLQAEGLVRRFGAVTALDCLSLTVEAGELFGLVGPDGAGKTTAMRIFAGMIGSDEGRVRVLDQAPTSRDQALRRAIGYMPQQYSLYGDLSVDENLRFFARMFCLSRADFRARRERLLALTRLERFATRRAEQLSGGMYKKLALACALLPEPRLLLLDEPTNGVDPVSRRELWALLFELTAQGIAVLVTTPYMDEAARCHRVALIDQGRTLLLGRPEALLAAFAEPVYELDAADDVAGLEGWVAALPQVCAVSVAGGRLRVVLSTADDAAVLKAFRARGLSARRVAPDFEDLFLAQTASSGSKPPSDRL
- a CDS encoding TolC family protein, yielding MPSFAVRRWVAPWLLVALGLGPASAAPGGQPLTLERAVALALARAPELRAAALARAEAEARLAQTRATAWPRAVAEASYSPHWPINEIRLPATAAGPTLTPRAVDDVHRYQLNLTISERLLDLSRGGREAAAAEGVSQSAAAGELAAARLAFAVRVAFLGALFARDVCRIADESLAQARREAERAALRLSAGAGTQVGLAQARVRVAELLAERRRAEVQQVQQQRTLANLLGLATAPPLAGALEQWSGVRVAVRGAAPPREAPPPVRQLRAAQRAAAHLARSQARTFLPTLSLAASAGLRYPRALALEFGPVLEGALVLSWEAFDSGLRRARVREGEQQAARLGAQAEATAEALARELIDVEARAASAAADLSSAREILRQNEVYLRVARAAVEVGSGTDLDVHQAQLALDRSRIAIQRARFEAALAEAQRLLVWGRVRLPAAAETPEARLEP
- a CDS encoding DUF2892 domain-containing protein, which translates into the protein MAVDRIVLAVAGSFILASVALSQLHSLHWLWFTGFVGANMLQASFTGFCPMAKILKALGARPGAAFE